The Arcobacter porcinus sequence TTGAGTATATTGAGAATAGTAAAAAAGAGTTAAAAACTGATTTAGAGACAATGCAAGTTTTGAAACAAGCTTGTTATGATTGTCATTCAAATAGTATAAACTATCCTTGGTATTCGCATATTGCACCTTTTTCTTGGGTTATTGCAAATCATACAAATGAAGGTGTAAAAGCTTTGAATTTCTCTTTATGGGAAGATTATACAGCAAGTGAAAAGAGTGATAAATTAAAATCAATATATAGAACAGTTTATGCATCAATGCCTTTACCTTCGTATATGTGGGCACATAAAGATGCTCAACTTACAAAAGAACAAAGAGAGAAAATAAGAGATTGGACAGGAGTTCGTTCTAGGTGAGAATAGAGTTTGAAGAGTTATTAGAAAATAGAAATGAACTTCTAACAATCACTTACTTTAAACTTCAAAAGTTATTTGAAGAAAGATATGGTGAAAATGCACTTGTCCTGATGGAAATAGGAACTTTTTTTGAAGTTTATGAAGTAAATAATGATAAAGAACAAATAGGAAAAGCAAAAGAGATTGCTGAATTACTAAATATACAACTCACTAGAAAAAATAAAAATATCTTAGAAAATTCAAAAGAAAATCCAATAATGGCTGGTGTTCCTTCAATCTCATTTGAGAAACATTTAGCAAGGATTATTGCTGAACAAAAATATACAATTGCAATAGTAAGACAAAAAGGTGTTCCACCAAATGTAAGCAGGTATCTTGATGTTGTTGTAAGTCCAGGAACAAATTTCGATTTTGTAGTTGATCAAGATGAAAATTTTATAACTTCTTTGGTAGTTGATCAAATAAGAGGAAACTACTTTCTAGGATATAGTGCTGTTGATGTAACAACTGGAAAATGCTATTACAACGAAATTTTTGGAACTTTAGAAGATAAGTTTTTTGCTTTAGATGAAGTATTTAACTATATGAATATACATAAAACAAGTGAAGTTATATTGACTATTGCAGATAAAAATATTGATACAAAAGAGATAGTTGATTATTTAGAGCTATCTATGAAAAGTTATCATATAAGAACATATAGACCAAAAATCTCATATCAAAATGAGCTTTTCAAAAATATATTTAATATAGAATCACTTTTAACTCCAATAGAGCATCTTGATATGGAAAGAACACCACTTTGTAGTGAATCTTTAGCTATTTTGATAGATTTTATAATAGCACATGATTCTAATATCATTCAAAAGCTATCAGCTCCAAATAGACTTGATATAAGTAAATATATCTATCTTGGGAATAATGCTTTAGAGCAGTTAAATATAATTGATAGTTCTCATAATCCAAGTTTAATTAAACTAATAAACAATACAGCAACAGCAATGGGAAAAAGACTTTTAAAAGAGAGACTTACAAATCCTGTAAAAGATAGTAAAGAGCTTTTAAGAAGATATAATCTTTCAAAAGAGCTTTATGATTATCATAATCCAATAGAAAATGAATTAGCAAATATCTATGATATTGAAAGACTTACAAGAAGAATAAAGCTAAATAGACTTCATCCTTTTGAACTTAATTACCTTTTTGATTCATTATTAAGTATTAAAGAACTTGTAAAATTTATGGAAAACTATAAGTTTATAACTCCTCCTTGCAGTAGCAAAGAGATAGAGATTTTTATAGAATCTATAAACTCTACTTTTGATTTAAGTACAAGTGCTAGATTTATGTTAAAAGATATTGATACAAATATGATATCAGGTGGAATAAATCATAAAATAGATGAATTAAATAGAAAGAATATTGAGCTTTTTACAAAACTAGAGATTTTAAAGGAGCATATTTCAAGTTTTTTTAAAACAGATGAAAATAGTTTTGTAACAATAAATAGACTAGATAAAGAGGGTTTTTTTATATCAATTACAAAAAACAGATTTAATTTAATAAAAGATGAACTTCTAAAATCGCATCTAATAGTAGATGATAAACTTTTACTATTTAAAGATTTTATTATAAAAACACAAACAAATAATGTAAAGATATTTTGTGATTTGACAAGTGATGTTTCTGATAAATATATACATAATCTTAAAAAGATAGTTGAATTAAATAAACTTGTATTTAAAGAAAAGATCTCAGAGTTTGAGCATAAATTTGCAAATTTACTTCAAGAATTAGTTCTTTTTATTGCAGAGATTGATCTTACTGTTTCAAATATAAAAACAGCGAAGAAATATAATTTTTCTTGTCCAAAAATAGTAAAAACAGAAGAAAATGAAAATTTTTTAGAGTTAATTGAACTAAGACATCCAATTATAGAATCAAATGAAGAGAAGGGAATATATGTTCCAAATGATATTATTTTGGGTGAATTGTCTTATGCTTCAAAAGAGTATAAAGATAATATTATAATAAAAAATTCAAATCCTACAACTTTACAAAGTAATAAAATGCATGGAGTTTTACTTTTTGGAATAAATAGTTCAGGAAAATCTTCACTTATGAAAGCAATTGGAATAAGTGTTATTTTAGCTCAGGCTGGTTTTTTTGTTCCTTGTAAAAGTATGAGATTTTCTATATTTGATTCAATATTTACTCGAATTAGTGGAGCTGATAATATTGCAAAAGGATTATCAAGTTTTGCTGTTGAGATGATGGATTTAAAAAATATTTTTAATCGTGCAAATAAAAAATCACTTATTTTAGGAGATGAAATAAGTCATAGTACAGAAACTTTAAGTGGTTTAAGTATTGTTGCAAGTGCTATTTTAAAGTTAGCAAAACTTGAAGCTCTTTTTGTATTTGCAACTCATCTTCATCAATTACCAAAACTAAAAGAGATTGAAGAGTTAAAAAATATTATATGTTTGCATCTTGCAGTTTTTTATCAAGATGAAGAGGATAAATTAATATTTAATAGAAAATTAGCTTTTGGAAGTGGTTCATCTGTATATGGATTGGAGTTTGCAAAATCTTTACATATGGATAGTGAATTTTTGAATATTGCAAATAGTATTAGAAAAAGATTAGCAGATGATTATACAAAAGTAGAAAGAATTACACAAAAGACAAGTTCAAAATATAATAGTAATTTATATACAAGCACTTGTACTATTTGTGGAAGAGTTTGTGATGAAGTTCATCATATAAAAGAACAAGCAAAAGCAGATGAAAAAGGATTTATTGGACATATAAATGCTAATCATAAATATAATTTAATTCCTCTTTGTAAACTTCATCACAAAATGGTACATGATGGAAAAATCAATATAAATGGATTTGTTGCAACTTCTAAGGGACTTGAACTTCATTATACAATAGTTGATGAAGAGAACTACATTTAAAAATTAAGAAGCTATAAATAATAATTAGTTAGAATATAATATATATTTTCAAAGGATACATCTTGGCATATTTCCCTGCTTTTCTTAAGTTTGATGATAAAAGAATTTTGATAGTTGGTGGTGGAAAAGTTGCTTTAGAGAAGCTCGAACACCTTTTAAACTTTTCTAAAAACATAACACTTTTGGCAAAAGAGTTCTCTGAAGAGATAAATAGTTTAATAGATACAAACAATTTAAAATTTTTTATAAAAGAGTATGAAAAAGGTGATATAAAAGATTTTGATATAGTAATTGCAGCTATTGATGATTTTGCTTTGCAATCAGATATATATTTTGAGACAAGAGATTATAAAATACTTTGTAATTGTGTAGATTTAAAACAGTATTGTGATTTTATTTTTCCAGCATATATAAAAGATGGAGATTTAACTATTGCAATATCTACAAATGGTAGTTCACCAGCTTTTGCAAAAAATTTAAAAGAGTATATAAAAAATCTTCTTCCAAAAGGAATAGATGTTTTTTTAAAAGAGTTAAAAGAACTTAGACAAACTATGCCAAAAGGAAAAGAGCGAATGCTATTTTTTGAAGAGAAAGTAAAAGAATATTTTAAGAATAAAGGATAAATATGAGAAAAACTCTATTAGTATTAGCACCTATATTTATTGTTATTATTGTTGGATTATTATTAATTAATGAAGAAAAAGAGATTAAAGTAGAAGATAATAGAAATCAGAATCTTTATAAAATTCTACAAGAACATTTTCCTTATACTATAAAAAAGATGGATGAAGATAATTCTGAGATAATTTTTAAAGATGGAAGAGAGATTGAAGAGAGTTCAAATTCTCAACTTTTTCATATAATTGATCAAATTGAAAAAGATTGGGCACATAAATATCTTTTACTTGATGGCTCAATTTTAGTTATTTTAGATGATTATCAACAAGAAAAAAGAAGAATACAGTTGAATGAAGAAGAGACAAACTGGATAAAAGAATATTTTGGAATGTAGATTATAAATAGTTTAGGAAATATATGAAAAAAATAGCTTTCTTACTTTTGTTTTTTATTACAATATCTTTATCAAAAGGTGTAGATGATGGAGTTTATGCTTTAGATGAGAAAGATTATAAAAGTGCATTTCAGATATTTTCTAAATATGCTAAATATAAAAACTCTTTTGCCCAGTATAATTTGGGATTGATGTATTATGAAGGATTGTGGGTAAAAAAAGATTTACAAAAAGCTATTCTTAACTTCACAAATTCAGCAAATAGAGGCAACTTAGAAGCACAAAATATTTTAGGATTTATCTATTATGAAGGAGATAAATCTTTACAAAATTATAAAAAAGCTTTGTATTGGTATGAAAAAGCAAGTGCTCAAGATGATGCTATTGCTCAATATTATATTGCCAAAATATATCTTCTTGGTCTTGAAGTAAAACAAAACATTCAAAAAGCAAAAGAGATGTTTGAGAAATCTTGTGAAAATGGATATGAAAAAGCTTGTATTGAAAGAGATAAATTGGATTAGAATAGTAATCCAATTTAAAATTAAAGAATTTTAAAAGCTTCTTCTAAATCTAAAGTTCCTTCATAAAATGCTTTACCAATTATTACTCCACCAATATTTCCATTTTCTTTGCAATTTTTAATATCAGAGATGTCTTTTACTCCACCACTTGCTATTGTGTAAACTTTACTTGAAAGAGCAATCTCTTCAGTAAAATCTACATTTACTCCACAAAGCATACCATCTTTACTAATATCTGTACAAATAATAGCTTCAACACCAGCATTTGCAAACTCTTTAGCTAAAGTAGTTGCTTTCATTGTTGAAACTTCTGCCCAACCTTCAACAGCAACCATTCCATTTATTGCATCAATTCCAACAGCAATTGGATATTTTTTTGCCATATCTTTTACAAATTGAGGATCTTTAACTGCAATAGAACCAAGAATTAATCTATCAACACCAAGTTCAAGATACATTTGAATAGTTTTCTCATCTCTTATTCCACCACCAAGCTCTATTTTTAAATTACAATTTTCTCTTATTTTTTTAATTTGTTCTAAATTTGCTGGTTTACCTTCGAAAGCTCCATTTAAATCAACAATATGAACCCACTTGCTTCCAAGTTCTTCAAACCTAAGTGCAACTTGCCAAGGTTCGTCTGAATAGATTTTTGCACTATCCATAACTCCTTTACTTAATCTTACAGCTTTTCCATCTTTTAGATCTATTGCTGGTAATATATCCATCTTTTCTCCTTAATAAATAGTTCCTAAATTAAAAAGGAACTGTTTTTCTTATAAATTTATAAAATTTTCTAAAACTTTTAAACCATTTGAATGTGATTTTTCTGGATGTGCTTGAAATCCATAAATATTATTTTTGTTTACAGCACTTGTAAAATTGTAACCATAATCTGTATTTGCAATACTATATTCATCTTTTGTAACAACATGAAAAGAGTGAACAAAATACAAATAAGGGTTTTCTAGATCTTTAAACAGAGGATTCACTTTATTTATAGCTTTGTTCCATCCCATGTGAGGAACTTTTAAATTATTCATTTTACTTCTATCAAATTGAATAACTTTACCTTCAATTAAAGCTAAGCCATCTGTATTTCCAAACTCTTCACTATTTTCAAACAAAAGTTGCATTCCAAGACATATTCCAAGAAGTGGTTTTTTGCTATTTGCAAACTTTATAATCTCTTCTTTTAATCCACTCTTTTCTAAATGTTCCATAGCATCTTTAAATGCTCCAACTCCTGGAAGAATTAGTTTATCAAATTTTTGTATATCATCTGGATTTTGTACTATTTTTAAATCGTTTGTAAATTTTGAACAAGCATTATAAACACTTGCTAAGTTTCCCATATTGTAGTCAATAATTCCTAGCATTAACTTCCTTTTAAAGATATAAGTATATCCTATAAGATATTTGATTTAGTTAAAATTTTTTAATCGTTTAAAGAAATTAGGATAGATGGAATATAATACATAAAATTTTAAGGAAGAAAAGTATGATAAAAAAAGTTTTATTTCCTCTACTTTTTCTGGTATTAGCATATTTTGTGCTCAGTTATGAGAGTGCAAAAGAGATTATTGCGGGAATATCTATATTTTTAGTTGGAATGTTTTTTATGGAAGATGGTTTTAAACTATTTTCTGGTGGTTTTTTAGAAAAAATTCTTGAAAAATTTACAAATAGTATGCCAAAAGCAATTTTAAATGGTTTTTTAATAAGTTCCATTGTTCAAAGTTCATCTTTGACAAGTGTTATTATAATATCATTTTTAGGGGCTTCTTTAATAGCTTTAGAGAGTGCAGTTTATGTACTTTTAGGTTCTAGTTTAGGTTCATCAACAACGGCGTGGATAATTGCTTTGTTTGGATTAAAAATTAAAATTTCTCACTATGCTATGCCTATAATTGTTTTTGGAATATTTTTCAGATTTTCAAAGAAAGAGAGATTTAAAGGTTTAGGTCATGTTTTATTAGGATTAGGATTCATTTTCTTAGGAATATCATATATGGTAAATGGATTTTATGAATTAAAAGATAGTGTTGATCTTACTTTATATTCATTTGATGGTTTTTTAGGGCTTTTTATATTTTTTATAATTGGTGCACTTATGACTTTTGTTGTTCAATCAAGTTCTGCAAGTACAGCTATTGTTCTTGTAGCTTTGGCAAGTGGACAAATATTTTATTTAAATGCTATTGCTACAATCATTGGTGGGAAAATTGGAAGTACAACAACTACTGTTTTAGGAGCTTTAAATTCAAATGCAAATGGTAAAAGATTGGCCTATGCTCAATTTTTATTAAACCTTATTGCGACACTCTTTGGAATAATTTTGTTTTATCCAATAGTAAATTTTATAGAGATAATTTCAAATTATTTTGAGATTACAAGTGATGCTATAAAATTATCAATATTTATTACAATTTTAAATTTGAGTGCTGTTATTATTATGATTCCATTTTTAAAACTGATTGTGAAAAAAATT is a genomic window containing:
- a CDS encoding Na/Pi cotransporter family protein, whose product is MIKKVLFPLLFLVLAYFVLSYESAKEIIAGISIFLVGMFFMEDGFKLFSGGFLEKILEKFTNSMPKAILNGFLISSIVQSSSLTSVIIISFLGASLIALESAVYVLLGSSLGSSTTAWIIALFGLKIKISHYAMPIIVFGIFFRFSKKERFKGLGHVLLGLGFIFLGISYMVNGFYELKDSVDLTLYSFDGFLGLFIFFIIGALMTFVVQSSSASTAIVLVALASGQIFYLNAIATIIGGKIGSTTTTVLGALNSNANGKRLAYAQFLLNLIATLFGIILFYPIVNFIEIISNYFEITSDAIKLSIFITILNLSAVIIMIPFLKLIVKKIQKMFIPKVKSWSKLEFLDSSSLESSKSIVAGVKKENIILYENFLKASKHLLQINDEDLYWYKNNNKAKSPQNHKIDKIYKDRLRVLHDEILDFLSFANKGISESDLKIIDNQKTITKKIYSLLKNIRNINKKIDESNFYREAIKNEYVYLREILTICIKEIENIISNKTFDDLDKIFKIKTLQQKLNSLDSLTTQRVKKLIDEKKIDANVSTKIIKDISFAILLSQELIKLTISLYVEDSILIEEDEDEA
- a CDS encoding tetratricopeptide repeat protein, coding for MKKIAFLLLFFITISLSKGVDDGVYALDEKDYKSAFQIFSKYAKYKNSFAQYNLGLMYYEGLWVKKDLQKAILNFTNSANRGNLEAQNILGFIYYEGDKSLQNYKKALYWYEKASAQDDAIAQYYIAKIYLLGLEVKQNIQKAKEMFEKSCENGYEKACIERDKLD
- the hisH gene encoding imidazole glycerol phosphate synthase subunit HisH, producing the protein MLGIIDYNMGNLASVYNACSKFTNDLKIVQNPDDIQKFDKLILPGVGAFKDAMEHLEKSGLKEEIIKFANSKKPLLGICLGMQLLFENSEEFGNTDGLALIEGKVIQFDRSKMNNLKVPHMGWNKAINKVNPLFKDLENPYLYFVHSFHVVTKDEYSIANTDYGYNFTSAVNKNNIYGFQAHPEKSHSNGLKVLENFINL
- a CDS encoding precorrin-2 dehydrogenase/sirohydrochlorin ferrochelatase family protein, whose amino-acid sequence is MAYFPAFLKFDDKRILIVGGGKVALEKLEHLLNFSKNITLLAKEFSEEINSLIDTNNLKFFIKEYEKGDIKDFDIVIAAIDDFALQSDIYFETRDYKILCNCVDLKQYCDFIFPAYIKDGDLTIAISTNGSSPAFAKNLKEYIKNLLPKGIDVFLKELKELRQTMPKGKERMLFFEEKVKEYFKNKG
- a CDS encoding heme-binding domain-containing protein, whose amino-acid sequence is MIRAIIIIIVIFGLMQFIRPEKVEYIENSKKELKTDLETMQVLKQACYDCHSNSINYPWYSHIAPFSWVIANHTNEGVKALNFSLWEDYTASEKSDKLKSIYRTVYASMPLPSYMWAHKDAQLTKEQREKIRDWTGVRSR
- a CDS encoding MutS-related protein, translating into MRIEFEELLENRNELLTITYFKLQKLFEERYGENALVLMEIGTFFEVYEVNNDKEQIGKAKEIAELLNIQLTRKNKNILENSKENPIMAGVPSISFEKHLARIIAEQKYTIAIVRQKGVPPNVSRYLDVVVSPGTNFDFVVDQDENFITSLVVDQIRGNYFLGYSAVDVTTGKCYYNEIFGTLEDKFFALDEVFNYMNIHKTSEVILTIADKNIDTKEIVDYLELSMKSYHIRTYRPKISYQNELFKNIFNIESLLTPIEHLDMERTPLCSESLAILIDFIIAHDSNIIQKLSAPNRLDISKYIYLGNNALEQLNIIDSSHNPSLIKLINNTATAMGKRLLKERLTNPVKDSKELLRRYNLSKELYDYHNPIENELANIYDIERLTRRIKLNRLHPFELNYLFDSLLSIKELVKFMENYKFITPPCSSKEIEIFIESINSTFDLSTSARFMLKDIDTNMISGGINHKIDELNRKNIELFTKLEILKEHISSFFKTDENSFVTINRLDKEGFFISITKNRFNLIKDELLKSHLIVDDKLLLFKDFIIKTQTNNVKIFCDLTSDVSDKYIHNLKKIVELNKLVFKEKISEFEHKFANLLQELVLFIAEIDLTVSNIKTAKKYNFSCPKIVKTEENENFLELIELRHPIIESNEEKGIYVPNDIILGELSYASKEYKDNIIIKNSNPTTLQSNKMHGVLLFGINSSGKSSLMKAIGISVILAQAGFFVPCKSMRFSIFDSIFTRISGADNIAKGLSSFAVEMMDLKNIFNRANKKSLILGDEISHSTETLSGLSIVASAILKLAKLEALFVFATHLHQLPKLKEIEELKNIICLHLAVFYQDEEDKLIFNRKLAFGSGSSVYGLEFAKSLHMDSEFLNIANSIRKRLADDYTKVERITQKTSSKYNSNLYTSTCTICGRVCDEVHHIKEQAKADEKGFIGHINANHKYNLIPLCKLHHKMVHDGKININGFVATSKGLELHYTIVDEENYI
- the hisA gene encoding 1-(5-phosphoribosyl)-5-[(5-phosphoribosylamino)methylideneamino]imidazole-4-carboxamide isomerase gives rise to the protein MDILPAIDLKDGKAVRLSKGVMDSAKIYSDEPWQVALRFEELGSKWVHIVDLNGAFEGKPANLEQIKKIRENCNLKIELGGGIRDEKTIQMYLELGVDRLILGSIAVKDPQFVKDMAKKYPIAVGIDAINGMVAVEGWAEVSTMKATTLAKEFANAGVEAIICTDISKDGMLCGVNVDFTEEIALSSKVYTIASGGVKDISDIKNCKENGNIGGVIIGKAFYEGTLDLEEAFKIL